A segment of the Flavobacterium azooxidireducens genome:
TTTTACACATGAACACGCCGATCATACTGCGGGATTAGATGATATTCGTCCGTTTTTTTTTAAACAAGGAGATATTCCAATTTATGCTCATCAAAGGGTAATTCAAAATTTAAAAAAACGATTTGATTATATTTTTGAAATTGAAAATAAATATCCCGGAGCTCCTTCGGTTATTGTTAATGAAGTGATTCAAGATCGTAATTTTTCAATTGGTCAAAAAACAATTATTCCAATTGAGGTGATGCACGGTAACCTTCAGGTTTTTGGATATCGTATTGATAATTTTGCTTATTTAACGGATGTAAAAACCATTGCAGAAAGTGAACTTAAAAAGCTCAAGAATTTAGATGTATTGGTTGTCAATGCTTTACGAGAAGAACCTCACAGCACACATTTTAATTTGGAGGAAGCATTAAATTTTATAGCTTTGGTCAATCCGAAAAAAAGCTATTTAACACACATTAGCCATTTGCTAGGATTTCACGAAGAAGTACAACAAAAATTACCAAAAAACGTTTATTTAGCATACGATAACTTAGAAATTTCAATTTAATAAAATGAAAAAATCATTATTTCTCTATTTGTTCATTGTTAGTATTTTAATGACAGTTTTTACCTATATGTATTATAGCAAAAAAGTAAAATTTGAAGCAGAACGTTTTGAAAATTTGAAAACTAAGATGAATGATACAATTCAAACACTTAACAATCAGATTTTTGATGCAAATTATTTTA
Coding sequences within it:
- a CDS encoding MBL fold metallo-hydrolase, translating into MKVYFLGTGTSQGIPIIGSNHSVCKSSDSKDKRLRVSVWIHDEDYSFVVDCGPDFRQQMLTSGCTKLDAILFTHEHADHTAGLDDIRPFFFKQGDIPIYAHQRVIQNLKKRFDYIFEIENKYPGAPSVIVNEVIQDRNFSIGQKTIIPIEVMHGNLQVFGYRIDNFAYLTDVKTIAESELKKLKNLDVLVVNALREEPHSTHFNLEEALNFIALVNPKKSYLTHISHLLGFHEEVQQKLPKNVYLAYDNLEISI